From a single Natronorubrum tibetense GA33 genomic region:
- a CDS encoding PD-(D/E)XK nuclease family protein → MSDHPSHRRFDGTLVTVPFGGENIERAARDEYRMLLDEHDSEDVLVITGAPTSADTFREALGEELPGAATPYVTSPVVHATDVLNQTDDCVILSDALRRELLYRFLADYEWETEYLQRASVQPSFIEDVDAVMGTISWQTVTPEETPELRDIMAALDAFHEWLADHGHMERGHLISEALDVLSGDARDDVVDFDAVLAVEFEEFFPLDRAYLDALAGDCDLVCVAEENASVRRTWVETGPVTDYVSFRESRRGASGTPSTRPAATAAYFAEETVPKDPGAGSVSVLATDSSDEQLAEITNEIEELVAQPDWGYDDIAVATKQSGSAVTDIIEALEGTGIPAESTTVTGFGDDPAIRELLAVVQYLAGDDDDVPNHGPELDTERIDRVSENDSLEDAIRWWATDSGLKERIAERAAPLDARAQFGNVRRAFRMAEFLEETEFVDATWESFKEMLERAHEYAPQQNQTSATDLSGGVRVDHLQAIKNESFRAVFLVNLVDSEYPGDPFQTRLFPSERVASMPDYPGVTELEGSDVDATFPTASTASGRPFVQYHTEHARRRLAVGAGAAAERLYCCLYEYEDMALEERVQASRFLTAAYEDLPWVTEADEPHITSEQAAEQYLLSRVDNALAEVRRANSQNVTVSLDEVEAELGEIQDLLEQSGSRGDDLREALRARVEFANGEVRR, encoded by the coding sequence ATGTCTGATCACCCATCTCACCGGCGGTTCGACGGGACGTTAGTCACAGTACCGTTTGGGGGCGAAAACATCGAACGGGCAGCACGAGACGAATACCGAATGCTTCTCGACGAGCACGATTCTGAGGATGTACTCGTCATTACAGGTGCGCCGACGAGTGCGGACACGTTCCGTGAGGCGTTAGGTGAGGAACTGCCGGGCGCGGCGACGCCGTACGTGACGTCGCCGGTGGTGCACGCAACCGATGTCCTCAACCAGACCGATGACTGCGTCATTCTCTCCGACGCGCTGCGGCGTGAACTCCTGTATCGGTTCCTCGCAGACTACGAATGGGAAACCGAGTACCTCCAACGGGCATCTGTGCAGCCGTCGTTTATCGAGGATGTGGATGCCGTGATGGGCACGATCTCCTGGCAGACGGTCACACCTGAGGAAACTCCAGAACTCCGTGACATCATGGCTGCGCTCGACGCGTTCCACGAGTGGCTCGCCGATCACGGGCACATGGAGCGCGGGCACCTCATTTCAGAAGCGCTCGATGTCCTCAGTGGGGATGCCCGCGACGATGTCGTCGATTTCGATGCGGTGCTTGCAGTCGAGTTTGAGGAGTTCTTCCCGCTTGACCGCGCGTATCTCGACGCGCTCGCGGGAGACTGCGACCTCGTCTGTGTCGCCGAAGAGAACGCGAGTGTGCGCCGGACGTGGGTCGAGACAGGGCCAGTCACGGACTACGTCTCGTTCAGAGAGTCTCGACGTGGGGCATCGGGGACACCGTCGACGCGACCCGCTGCGACGGCGGCCTATTTCGCCGAGGAAACGGTCCCGAAAGATCCGGGAGCTGGGTCGGTCTCTGTTCTCGCTACAGACTCTAGTGACGAACAACTTGCCGAGATTACGAACGAGATTGAAGAGCTCGTCGCGCAGCCGGACTGGGGATACGACGACATCGCTGTTGCCACGAAGCAAAGCGGCAGTGCTGTTACAGACATTATCGAGGCACTCGAAGGCACTGGGATTCCAGCGGAATCGACAACCGTCACCGGGTTTGGTGACGACCCCGCGATTCGGGAGCTTCTCGCTGTCGTTCAGTATCTCGCCGGCGATGACGATGATGTACCCAACCACGGTCCGGAACTCGATACAGAGCGCATAGACCGTGTCAGCGAGAATGACAGCCTCGAAGACGCGATTCGCTGGTGGGCGACGGACTCCGGGTTAAAAGAGCGGATCGCGGAGCGGGCGGCCCCGTTGGATGCACGGGCGCAGTTCGGGAACGTCCGGCGGGCGTTCCGGATGGCCGAATTCCTCGAAGAGACCGAGTTCGTGGATGCGACGTGGGAGTCCTTCAAGGAGATGCTCGAACGTGCTCACGAGTATGCACCACAGCAGAATCAGACGAGCGCGACGGACCTCAGCGGTGGCGTCCGCGTCGATCACTTGCAAGCGATTAAGAACGAGTCCTTTCGCGCTGTGTTCCTCGTGAATCTCGTTGACAGTGAGTACCCAGGTGACCCGTTCCAGACACGGTTGTTCCCGAGCGAGCGAGTCGCGTCGATGCCGGACTATCCTGGTGTTACGGAACTCGAGGGATCGGATGTGGATGCGACGTTCCCGACGGCGTCGACAGCGTCGGGACGACCGTTCGTGCAGTACCATACGGAGCACGCGCGGCGACGGTTGGCTGTCGGTGCGGGTGCGGCGGCGGAGCGGCTATACTGTTGTCTCTACGAGTACGAAGACATGGCGCTCGAAGAGCGTGTGCAGGCGTCGAGGTTCCTCACAGCGGCGTATGAGGATCTTCCGTGGGTGACTGAAGCCGATGAGCCACACATTACGAGTGAGCAAGCGGCGGAGCAGTACCTGCTGTCGCGGGTTGACAACGCGCTCGCGGAGGTGCGCCGCGCGAACAGTCAGAACGTGACGGTGTCGCTTGACGAGGTCGAAGCGGAACTCGGAGAAATTCAGGACCTACTCGAACAAAGTGGCTCCCGAGGGGACGATCTCCGGGAAGCGTTGCGTGCACGTGTCGAATTCGCTAACGGGGAGGTGCGGCGATGA
- a CDS encoding RecB family exonuclease, with protein sequence MSSSLSPSRLANYATCPRLYDYRYAQDVNAPDRTELYLNQGTIYHETIEDVCDATDRGDDPETIHNRAMQVFDAKWDEHSTPDDYESAAHQEYQRTENRAAIASFFDPDGGDGIEHARYSVATECWVECEVDGRELHGKADNVVRSDDGLHIFDYKRNTDGVLSSGTAEYLGDHLDGEAHEPKRVRNAFQTATYVEGVKNEPFYEDGMKIRFSFYGILNSTSFESTPSGYDVSARGWPRETTEIYEDHYDTIWALIRDAHDGITGETYEPDLLELDRITEEACPDCDYREMCADRLSTEVQR encoded by the coding sequence ATGAGTTCGTCGCTCTCCCCGTCGCGGTTAGCGAACTACGCGACGTGTCCGCGCCTGTACGACTACCGCTACGCTCAAGACGTGAACGCGCCGGACCGTACAGAACTGTATCTCAACCAAGGAACGATCTACCACGAGACTATCGAGGACGTGTGTGATGCGACTGACCGCGGTGACGACCCGGAGACGATACACAACCGGGCGATGCAGGTCTTCGATGCGAAGTGGGACGAACACAGTACTCCGGATGACTACGAATCTGCCGCGCATCAGGAGTACCAGCGAACTGAGAACCGCGCTGCCATCGCGTCGTTCTTCGATCCGGACGGCGGTGACGGGATCGAGCACGCTCGCTACTCGGTCGCTACGGAATGTTGGGTGGAGTGCGAAGTGGATGGTCGAGAACTCCATGGGAAAGCTGACAACGTCGTCCGGAGTGACGACGGGCTGCACATTTTCGACTACAAGCGGAACACGGACGGGGTTCTTTCGTCGGGGACGGCCGAGTATCTTGGCGACCATCTCGACGGGGAAGCCCACGAACCGAAGCGGGTCCGGAACGCGTTCCAGACCGCGACATACGTCGAAGGCGTGAAGAACGAACCGTTCTATGAGGATGGGATGAAGATCCGGTTCAGTTTCTACGGGATCCTCAACAGCACGTCGTTCGAGAGCACCCCGAGCGGATACGACGTGTCCGCGCGTGGCTGGCCTCGGGAAACCACGGAAATCTACGAGGACCACTACGACACGATATGGGCGCTCATCCGGGACGCCCATGATGGCATCACGGGTGAGACGTACGAGCCGGACCTGCTCGAGCTCGACCGTATCACTGAGGAGGCGTGCCCGGACTGCGACTATCGAGAAATGTGTGCTGACCGACTGTCCACGGAGGTGCAACGATGA
- a CDS encoding ATP-dependent helicase, whose amino-acid sequence MSDEAEYPSWFPVPEADLSPEPQQESIIDSDAYPMRVLAGAGTGKTFTMVRKIEHLIDDEDVSPDRILALTFTNNAADSMREKLNAKLGTAGYDIDAYTYHSICNEILTDYAYEAGIDPDFEVATDAEKYAIVLDVLDDIEYRSVKPNVYGSDGYASGAASKLLNFIGSMKRSGISPDDIDAFLGPADRVYDLADLPERIETIASDHLGGRSVSSVLESLSDVRDELTAERDALGTDGIEASARDFLDRLVDLCDALETAFEAHEDGERDLPDNAYKLPKYLFGGYASGAPKGIPDDLDLELTDHLDSFVSDCLTARDLTAGYAAYERELDDRNLIDFDGLVVETAVLMDSPVGEEIAERWDYVFCDEFQDTDRLQFDLVTSLVTDDNLFVVGDDDQAIYEWRGANVANITDELDQAFTALMDEPLEENFRSRQPILNLANEAIQKLDHRERHKTLTRVDEPAYNGDTVATVELPDEDDDSNGATQLRTVVQNLLSGAAENLDETYDPGDIALLVRKNAHATPVIEEFEDAGIPYQVAGDLATESVGVGTVTAYLKALARPEDEVSWNRVLLMRYRLCDADLRTLNAGDDLLVDTLQETSLDEFEEPDRVAEAREHATELLNIRDSASLSHLYRELTDRTNIEWYLSEQERRDLAQLEDVIEQYGDSAVQPPLTPEFIDSLEHYDSLFDESGTTPTSQPDVADDAVNVMTIHKSKGLDFPVVLIPQVTADEWAPSSRTYDALETSLSDGAEAAFAEDFVERDARETRRVFHVGITRAEDILVMQGGSEEGDDAADEDSVSEMVDEILPSRIPWQPDRGHLPLWTDIQECLPGEAVDWTNTLASETVGDVGGSVRHDGEELAVEAARNRVIDLATATLGGNLSPRAERETLQVASLTGPSTPSPSLSHSYTSLAAYEECPRSHYLEYVVNAFPDYQETTSDAGNGVSQRTIGLLFHDTAEQAANQDVECREEWYEICERLAVQRRSEDALPAAKQCIDRYFELDLPSYEIIDAEREFELDIDGHELVGYIDAVYRTPDDELIVVDYKATERHRDLQDDKQLPIYLLACRDLYDEPVSRAGYAYVGDIGAKVESRTFSGDDLEAIRDDVTESMNRIAEFSFSQYTAGEHCQWCQHNQLPCAPDSFTVEPGFKE is encoded by the coding sequence ATGAGCGACGAGGCCGAGTACCCGTCTTGGTTTCCAGTGCCGGAAGCAGATCTCTCACCGGAACCCCAACAGGAGTCGATTATCGACTCGGACGCATACCCGATGCGTGTCCTCGCAGGCGCAGGAACGGGCAAGACGTTCACGATGGTGCGGAAGATCGAGCATCTTATCGACGATGAAGACGTCTCGCCGGACCGGATTCTCGCGTTAACGTTCACGAACAACGCGGCGGACTCGATGCGGGAGAAGCTTAACGCGAAACTCGGGACAGCGGGGTACGACATCGACGCGTACACGTACCACTCGATCTGTAACGAGATCCTCACCGACTACGCCTACGAAGCTGGGATCGACCCGGACTTCGAGGTTGCGACGGACGCCGAGAAGTACGCTATTGTGCTGGATGTTCTCGACGACATCGAGTACCGATCGGTCAAACCCAACGTGTACGGCAGCGACGGATATGCGTCCGGAGCCGCGTCGAAGCTGCTCAACTTCATCGGGTCGATGAAGCGCAGCGGCATCTCCCCAGACGACATCGACGCGTTCCTCGGGCCTGCCGACCGCGTCTACGATCTCGCCGACCTTCCGGAGCGCATCGAAACGATTGCCAGCGACCATCTCGGCGGCCGTTCCGTGTCAAGCGTACTTGAATCACTTTCTGATGTGCGCGATGAACTCACCGCGGAACGCGACGCATTGGGAACGGACGGGATCGAAGCCAGCGCCCGAGACTTCCTCGACCGGCTCGTCGACCTGTGTGATGCGCTTGAAACCGCGTTCGAGGCCCACGAAGATGGCGAGCGTGACCTGCCAGACAATGCGTACAAACTCCCGAAGTACCTGTTCGGAGGGTACGCAAGCGGTGCCCCGAAAGGGATCCCGGACGATCTGGACCTCGAACTCACGGACCATCTCGACTCGTTCGTTTCCGACTGTCTTACTGCCCGAGACCTCACCGCAGGGTACGCTGCATACGAGCGAGAACTGGACGACCGAAATCTCATCGACTTCGACGGCCTAGTAGTCGAGACAGCTGTGCTGATGGATTCTCCAGTTGGCGAGGAAATCGCCGAGCGGTGGGACTACGTGTTCTGCGACGAGTTCCAAGACACGGATCGCCTCCAGTTCGACCTCGTTACGTCACTTGTCACCGACGATAATCTGTTCGTCGTCGGGGACGACGATCAGGCGATCTACGAATGGCGCGGCGCGAACGTCGCCAACATCACCGACGAACTCGATCAGGCGTTCACGGCGCTCATGGACGAACCACTGGAGGAGAACTTCCGCTCCCGACAGCCGATTCTCAACTTAGCGAACGAGGCAATTCAGAAACTCGACCACCGTGAACGGCACAAAACACTCACTCGCGTCGACGAACCCGCGTATAACGGGGACACCGTCGCTACCGTCGAACTACCGGACGAAGACGACGACTCGAACGGTGCAACCCAACTTCGTACCGTCGTACAGAATTTACTAAGCGGTGCAGCAGAAAATCTCGATGAGACATACGACCCAGGCGACATCGCGTTACTCGTTCGGAAGAACGCCCACGCGACACCTGTCATCGAAGAATTCGAAGACGCTGGCATCCCGTACCAGGTTGCTGGCGATTTAGCCACGGAATCAGTCGGCGTCGGAACCGTCACTGCCTACCTGAAGGCGCTTGCGCGGCCGGAAGACGAGGTGAGTTGGAATCGCGTCCTCCTGATGCGGTACCGGCTGTGCGACGCAGACCTCCGCACGCTCAATGCAGGCGACGACCTGCTCGTGGATACGCTTCAGGAGACATCACTCGACGAGTTCGAGGAGCCCGACCGCGTCGCAGAAGCCCGCGAGCACGCCACAGAACTCCTCAATATCCGTGATTCGGCGTCGCTCAGCCACCTGTACCGCGAACTCACGGACCGCACGAACATCGAGTGGTATCTCAGCGAGCAGGAGCGCCGGGACCTTGCCCAGCTTGAAGACGTCATCGAACAGTACGGGGATAGTGCCGTCCAACCACCACTCACCCCGGAGTTCATCGACTCGCTCGAACACTACGACTCCCTGTTCGACGAGAGTGGCACCACACCCACGAGTCAGCCAGACGTCGCCGACGACGCGGTCAACGTGATGACCATCCACAAAAGCAAGGGCCTGGACTTCCCGGTCGTCCTTATCCCACAAGTCACGGCTGATGAATGGGCACCGAGCTCACGTACGTACGACGCCCTCGAAACCAGCCTCTCGGATGGCGCGGAAGCAGCGTTCGCCGAGGACTTCGTTGAGCGTGATGCCCGTGAGACCCGTCGTGTGTTCCACGTCGGGATCACGCGTGCCGAGGACATCCTCGTCATGCAGGGCGGTAGCGAGGAAGGCGACGATGCTGCGGACGAGGATTCGGTTTCAGAGATGGTTGACGAAATTCTTCCATCTCGAATCCCATGGCAGCCAGATCGAGGACATCTCCCGCTCTGGACCGACATCCAAGAGTGTCTCCCGGGCGAGGCAGTAGACTGGACGAACACGCTGGCCAGCGAGACTGTCGGAGACGTTGGTGGTTCCGTCAGGCATGATGGGGAGGAACTCGCGGTTGAAGCTGCGCGTAACCGCGTGATAGATCTCGCAACAGCCACACTCGGCGGGAATCTCTCACCGAGAGCCGAGCGGGAGACACTTCAGGTTGCGTCGCTGACTGGCCCGTCGACACCGTCGCCATCGCTCTCTCACAGCTACACGTCGCTAGCGGCCTACGAAGAATGCCCGCGGAGTCACTACTTGGAGTACGTGGTCAACGCCTTCCCCGATTACCAGGAGACCACAAGCGACGCCGGGAATGGCGTGTCGCAACGTACAATCGGGTTGTTGTTCCACGACACTGCAGAGCAAGCCGCGAATCAAGATGTGGAATGCCGTGAGGAATGGTACGAAATCTGCGAGCGACTTGCCGTTCAGCGCCGCTCTGAGGACGCTCTCCCGGCGGCAAAACAGTGCATCGACCGGTACTTTGAGTTAGATCTCCCCAGTTACGAGATCATCGACGCGGAGAGGGAGTTCGAACTTGATATCGATGGTCACGAACTCGTCGGCTATATCGACGCTGTCTACCGCACGCCTGACGACGAACTGATCGTCGTCGACTATAAGGCGACCGAACGTCACCGCGACCTACAAGATGATAAGCAACTCCCAATCTACCTGTTAGCGTGTCGTGACCTGTACGATGAGCCTGTATCACGAGCGGGATACGCTTATGTCGGTGACATTGGCGCAAAAGTCGAATCCCGAACATTCAGCGGTGACGACCTCGAAGCGATCAGGGACGACGTAACGGAGTCGATGAACCGTATTGCGGAGTTCTCGTTCAGTCAGTACACTGCGGGCGAACACTGTCAGTGGTGTCAACACAACCAACTTCCCTGCGCACCAGATTCGTTCACTGTCGAGCCTGGGTTCAAAGAGTAG
- a CDS encoding PAS domain-containing protein, which translates to MHLLCVDDDTNFLDLTTTFLQRKLPAATIHTATRVHDARTLIETEPITCIVSDYEMPDQNGLEFLDTVRETHPELPFILFTGKGSEEIASEAISAGVTDYLQKRGTEQYDRLATRIRHAVAEYQTEHELRERVKELTTIQTISDLLSDGDGQSSEKFQQIVTYLPQSLQFPEAAVASLSIDETEFTSPEYEPPVHQLTVQDVTTAGNELTLTIGYTTDSVSETDSDVFLFEEQELLTTILQFVTAYLNRRHVLSDLQEADRRLNLILNNTTAVMYLKDTDGRYVFVNAEYERLFNVDSEELVGQDDEAIHPPDMAETVHANDRRVLETGEPVEVEEQITVGGDERTYLSLKVPALDTAGEVEGVFGVSTEITERKERERQLEALNREMPRLLSAETVEEVAERGVVAAREILDLQANAIHLYDAENEELAPIAYTDAVLELIGDPPTFRDEESIAWRVFADENATAIDDTQTDADIYNPESPIRSELHLPLGEYGILMAGSPTTSEFDSQDVAIGELLAAHLTTALSQVNTEQALREREAELEAQNERLEQFASMVSHDLRNPLSIASGSLELYQETGNESQLESIDMSLTRIQELITDLTALARHGMPDENHEPVSVSEIAHDAWEFIDTRSATLSTDPCTVSGDASQLTALFENLFRNAVGHGGPDVTVRVGPLDNGFYVEDTGDGIPSDERDTVFDHGYTTGYSGSGIGLTIVSRIAQAHNWDVTLTDSEEDGARFEFRATRSTEPTEQ; encoded by the coding sequence ATGCATCTTCTCTGTGTCGATGACGACACGAATTTCTTGGATCTCACAACCACGTTTTTACAACGCAAACTCCCTGCGGCGACGATACATACTGCGACACGCGTCCACGACGCGCGGACACTCATTGAGACGGAACCGATTACGTGTATTGTGAGTGACTATGAGATGCCAGACCAGAATGGGCTTGAATTCTTAGACACGGTTCGTGAAACCCATCCGGAATTACCGTTTATTCTCTTTACAGGGAAAGGCTCAGAAGAGATCGCTAGCGAAGCCATCTCTGCCGGAGTAACCGATTACCTACAGAAACGCGGGACAGAACAGTACGACCGGCTTGCCACACGCATTCGTCACGCAGTTGCCGAGTACCAAACGGAACACGAACTGCGAGAACGAGTAAAAGAACTCACTACGATTCAAACGATCAGCGATCTGCTTAGCGATGGTGACGGTCAGTCGTCAGAAAAATTCCAGCAAATCGTTACGTATCTTCCACAGTCGCTGCAGTTCCCAGAAGCAGCAGTTGCTTCGCTCTCTATCGATGAGACAGAGTTCACCTCTCCGGAGTATGAACCACCAGTTCACCAACTCACAGTTCAGGACGTGACCACCGCTGGTAATGAACTCACACTCACGATCGGCTACACGACCGATTCTGTGTCTGAGACGGACAGCGATGTGTTTCTCTTCGAAGAACAGGAGCTGCTCACCACGATTCTACAGTTCGTCACGGCGTACCTTAACCGGCGACACGTCCTCTCAGACCTCCAGGAGGCAGACCGCCGTCTGAACCTCATCCTCAACAATACGACTGCAGTGATGTATCTGAAAGATACTGATGGCCGGTACGTGTTTGTGAATGCTGAATACGAGCGCTTGTTCAATGTAGACTCCGAAGAGCTCGTCGGCCAAGACGATGAGGCCATCCACCCACCGGACATGGCTGAAACTGTCCACGCAAACGATCGCCGTGTCCTTGAAACGGGCGAACCGGTTGAAGTTGAAGAACAAATCACGGTAGGCGGTGATGAGCGAACGTATCTCTCATTGAAAGTCCCTGCGCTGGATACTGCTGGTGAGGTAGAAGGCGTGTTCGGCGTGTCTACAGAGATAACCGAGCGCAAAGAACGAGAACGCCAACTCGAAGCACTCAACAGAGAGATGCCACGGTTATTGTCCGCTGAGACGGTTGAGGAAGTCGCTGAACGGGGGGTTGTCGCCGCTCGTGAGATCTTAGACCTACAGGCGAACGCGATTCATCTGTACGACGCGGAGAACGAAGAACTGGCCCCTATCGCGTACACTGATGCTGTTCTGGAGCTCATTGGTGACCCGCCGACGTTTCGTGACGAAGAGAGTATCGCGTGGCGGGTATTTGCGGATGAGAACGCGACAGCGATTGATGATACCCAGACTGACGCAGATATCTATAACCCGGAGTCACCGATCCGCAGCGAGTTGCACCTTCCACTGGGTGAGTACGGCATCTTGATGGCCGGGTCACCAACCACCTCGGAGTTCGATTCACAAGACGTAGCTATCGGCGAACTACTTGCCGCTCACCTCACTACTGCACTCTCTCAGGTCAACACCGAACAGGCGTTACGTGAGCGAGAAGCGGAGTTAGAAGCCCAAAACGAACGGCTTGAACAGTTCGCCAGTATGGTCTCACACGATCTCCGCAACCCGTTATCAATTGCGTCCGGGAGCCTCGAATTATATCAGGAAACCGGTAACGAATCACAACTCGAATCGATTGATATGTCCCTCACCCGTATTCAGGAACTCATCACTGATCTAACCGCACTCGCACGTCACGGGATGCCTGACGAAAACCACGAACCAGTGTCGGTGTCTGAGATTGCCCACGACGCCTGGGAATTCATCGACACGCGGTCAGCAACCCTGTCAACAGACCCGTGCACAGTGTCGGGCGATGCAAGTCAGCTCACGGCACTCTTCGAGAATCTGTTCCGGAATGCGGTCGGACACGGTGGCCCAGACGTGACTGTCCGGGTTGGTCCGCTTGACAACGGATTCTACGTCGAAGATACTGGTGACGGTATTCCCTCTGACGAACGTGACACTGTGTTTGATCATGGTTATACAACAGGCTACAGCGGAAGCGGTATCGGACTCACAATTGTCTCACGAATTGCCCAAGCTCACAACTGGGACGTTACCCTTACAGACAGCGAAGAAGACGGCGCACGGTTCGAGTTCCGAGCAACACGTTCAACTGAACCGACTGAGCAATAG
- a CDS encoding phospholipase D family protein, with product MTKTGFEATVEFDDGSTAELEMAADKSWDSFLNYFGDAQHVYCVTYSQSPAFIYKIFQNQDLEVDSLEVIVGDNQHDDYRRSLKNTNNAKKIAAQLESLRRDGDLLIHTVDSARVLLHTKLYIVENQDGSRTLICGSANLSKQAWQGSKQTNVNIAWRTDGGTPVDEWFERLYAFHKDYATPFMEDLTEEIEDAETAEEEAKIYDIWLGGDEFSDDPVAELNARLDEAVDDDQVNTYNVVTDAEEAEKAVFAAEDTDTDPTEISPDKRVRLSPQGLEDAISNLDDTLSANNIRINDGEIVATPAGIARYKETFTGYPDLNVDRDEKNVGLRVDDSVLELTASLPDDPQEVANALDLIEQYIETVGEFGETRTPKETRAHFYEGIIYFCWAPFANYCAHHYAEYESAELDKDLPFLFLHGDNDSGKGMFLRFGARLISNGYVQEVTTGDDFVKNNIERARASDTVFPYIVDDVAKSKIDRDIIKSYWEGKWDGSIQMPTFIFSSNDSTKPKSELRTRMKTLDFNVNFSELKKDEREAAAQIAGQADSCNLFPWFAHLFLQRDISLPDQSDRLADARDVFAELYAYAEKEPPEYVPLEKPAEQEHDPGRRKWISALSDRLCELDFKDNGRIVADFSAHLDQQQCWEFQKATPAHIRAGIYGPAVQFESANRFQNWIDEPSIIENARRDTETAADDTGVLSRVTRLVRG from the coding sequence ATGACCAAGACAGGATTCGAAGCAACAGTCGAGTTCGACGACGGCAGCACCGCCGAACTAGAGATGGCTGCCGACAAATCATGGGATAGCTTCCTGAACTACTTCGGGGACGCCCAGCACGTCTACTGCGTCACGTACAGTCAGTCCCCCGCGTTCATCTACAAGATTTTTCAGAACCAAGACCTCGAAGTGGACTCGCTAGAGGTCATCGTCGGGGACAACCAGCACGACGACTACCGACGCTCGCTAAAAAACACGAACAACGCAAAGAAAATCGCCGCGCAACTAGAATCACTTCGGCGGGACGGCGACCTTCTTATCCACACCGTCGATTCCGCACGCGTCCTACTTCACACGAAACTCTACATTGTCGAGAACCAGGACGGGTCACGTACTCTCATCTGTGGGTCCGCGAATCTCTCCAAGCAGGCCTGGCAGGGGAGCAAGCAAACCAACGTCAACATCGCCTGGCGTACCGATGGAGGCACGCCCGTCGACGAGTGGTTCGAACGGCTCTACGCGTTCCACAAGGACTACGCGACGCCGTTCATGGAGGATCTGACCGAGGAGATCGAGGACGCCGAAACCGCAGAAGAGGAGGCGAAGATCTACGATATCTGGCTGGGTGGCGACGAGTTCAGTGACGACCCGGTCGCCGAGCTGAACGCACGGCTCGACGAAGCAGTTGACGACGACCAGGTCAATACGTACAACGTCGTCACCGACGCCGAAGAAGCAGAGAAAGCTGTGTTCGCCGCTGAAGATACGGACACGGATCCGACCGAAATCAGCCCGGACAAGCGCGTCCGTCTCTCCCCACAGGGACTCGAAGACGCTATCTCGAATCTGGACGACACGCTGTCTGCCAATAACATCCGGATCAACGACGGTGAAATCGTGGCGACACCCGCCGGTATCGCACGTTACAAAGAGACCTTCACTGGGTATCCTGACCTCAACGTCGATAGAGACGAGAAAAATGTTGGATTGCGGGTTGACGACTCCGTCCTTGAACTAACGGCATCACTGCCGGACGATCCGCAGGAAGTCGCTAACGCACTTGACCTGATCGAGCAGTACATCGAAACTGTCGGCGAGTTCGGTGAAACGCGAACGCCAAAGGAGACGCGGGCACATTTCTACGAGGGAATTATCTACTTCTGCTGGGCTCCGTTCGCCAACTACTGTGCCCATCACTACGCCGAATACGAGTCCGCAGAACTGGACAAGGATCTACCGTTCCTGTTCCTCCACGGTGACAACGACAGCGGGAAAGGCATGTTCCTGCGGTTCGGGGCGCGGCTCATCTCGAACGGGTACGTACAGGAGGTCACGACCGGGGACGACTTCGTCAAAAACAACATCGAGCGCGCTCGTGCGTCGGACACCGTTTTCCCGTACATCGTTGACGACGTGGCGAAGTCGAAGATCGACCGGGACATCATCAAGTCATACTGGGAGGGGAAGTGGGACGGTTCTATCCAGATGCCGACGTTCATTTTCTCCTCGAACGACTCGACGAAGCCGAAATCCGAACTCCGCACTCGGATGAAGACGCTGGATTTCAACGTCAACTTCTCCGAACTGAAGAAGGACGAACGCGAAGCAGCCGCGCAGATCGCGGGACAGGCAGACAGCTGTAATTTGTTCCCGTGGTTTGCCCACCTGTTCTTGCAGCGGGATATCTCGCTGCCAGACCAGTCGGATCGGCTCGCGGATGCTCGGGACGTGTTTGCGGAGCTGTACGCATATGCCGAGAAAGAACCGCCGGAATACGTGCCGCTGGAGAAGCCCGCCGAACAGGAACACGATCCGGGGCGTCGGAAGTGGATCAGTGCGCTGTCCGACAGGCTGTGTGAACTTGATTTCAAGGACAACGGGCGGATTGTTGCTGATTTCTCGGCACATCTGGACCAGCAACAATGCTGGGAGTTCCAGAAAGCCACGCCAGCCCATATTCGGGCGGGTATTTACGGACCGGCGGTTCAATTTGAAAGCGCAAACAGGTTCCAGAATTGGATTGATGAGCCCAGTATCATCGAAAATGCACGACGCGACACCGAGACAGCCGCTGACGACACCGGTGTTCTGTCTCGGGTCACGCGGCTCGTCCGAGGGTAA